The following nucleotide sequence is from Deltaproteobacteria bacterium.
GGGCATCGGTCAGGGGTTCGTCGGGGCGACGCCGCTTCAAATGGCCAGCATGGTCGCCGCCGTCGCCAACGGCGGAACCGTCTATCGCCCGTGGTTCGTTCAGCGGGTTTTTTCCCCGGACGGCGAAGTGATGGAAGAATACGGCCCGGTGCGCACCGCCACCGTGAACCTCAAGAAGGGCAGTCTGGAAATCGTGCGCCGGGCGCTGTTCGACGTGGTCCACGGGCGACACGGCACGGCCCGGCGCGCGCGTTCGGACCTGGTGGACATCGCCGGCAAGACCGGCACCGCCCAGGTGGCGGAGATGCGCGGAGAGGCGGTCAAGAGCAAGGACCTGCCTTACGAGATCCGGGACCACGCGTGGTTCGTGGCCTACGCCCCGGCGGACAAACCCGAGATCGCCGTCGCCACCCTCGTGGAGCACGGCGGTGGCGGAGGAGCCACGGCCGCCCCCATCACCCGCAAGGTGGTCGAGGCCTGGTTCCTCTCGGGTGACGACGAGTCCGAAGATGTGGAAATGACCGACGCGCAGTTGAACGCGTTGTTCGCCGAGCGGCCGCGACATGCAAATTGACCGCCGCCTCGTGGCCGGCTTCGACTGGCCGTTGTTCGTCCTCTCCGTCGGGCTGGCGCTGCTGGGGATCGTCACCATCTACAGCGCCACCTGCAGCGTCAACGAAGAGTGCTCACGCTACCTCGCCACCAAGCAATCCTACTGGCTCGTCATCGGCCTGTTCTGCATGGTGCTGGCCTTCTCGGTGGACTACCAGCGCCTGAACCGCTGGGCGTACCCGATCTACGGCGCCCTCGTCATCCTCCTCGGCCTGGTGCTGCTCATCGGCATCACCAGCGGCGGCTCCCAGCGTTGGCTGGACCTGCGCTTCTTCGCCCTTCAACCCTCCGAGCTGGCCAAGATCGTGCTTGTGCTCGTGCTCGCCAAGACGCTTTGCTACTACGAGCCCGGCTACTCGTTGACCGCTCTGGGCGTACCGCTCATGCTGTGCGCGCCGGTCCTGTTGCTCGTGCTCCTGCAACCGGACCTGGGCACGGCCGTGCTGATATTTCTCATCGCCATGGCGGTGGCGGTGATGTCCGGGCTGCGGGTGCGCTCGCTGGCGTACTTCACCGCGGCCGCCATCGCCGCTTTGCCCGTCGGATGGCAGTTCCTCAAACCGTATCAGAAGACCCGCATCTGGACCTTCATGAACCCCGAGTCGGACCCGCTCGGAGCCGGCTACCACGTCGTGCAGTCCAAGATCGCCATCGGCTCCGGACGCCTCTGGGGCACGGGGTATCTCCAGGGCAGCCAGAACCGCCTGGAGTTCCTGCCCGAGCAGCATACGGACTTCATCTTCGCGGTGTTCGCGGAAGAGTGGGGATTTTCCGGGTGCGTGGTGCTGTTGGCGGCGTATACGCTGCTGATCCTGCTGGCGCTACGGGTGGTGCGGCGGGCTCAGGACCGTTTCGGCGTGCTGCTGGCGGCGGGGATCACGGCGATGCTGTTCTGGCAGTTCACCATCAACATCGGCATGGTCACCGGACTGCTGCCGGTGGTAGGCATCCCCTTGCCCCTCATCAGCTACGGCGGGTCCTCGCTGGTCACCACCATGCTGGCTCTCGGGCTCCTGATCAACGTGAGCATGAGGCGCAACACACGCTAGCGGCCAGTCCGGGCCGCGGCGGAACGGGTTTTCAGCCCAGGGCCTTGTCGATCTCGCTTACCAGCCTGGCCTTCGGGGCGGCGCCGACGATCTGGCCCGAAAGGGCTCCTTCCCGGAAGATCATCAGGTTGGGGATTCCCCGGACGCCGTAGCGGCTGGGGGTCTCGGGATTCTCGTCGACGTTGATCTTGACCACCTTGAGACGCCCGTCGTACTCGCGCGCCAGCTCTTCCAGCACGGGCGCGATGGCCTTGCACGGACCGCACCATGGAGCCCAAAAATCCACCAGCACCGGCAAGGACGCGCCGATCACCTGCGCTTCGAACTCGCTGTCCGCGACGTGGGATATCTCCATGGAAACGTGTCTCCCTCCTGCTGTGGTGTCCTCAACGGCGTCTCATATCTCCGAAAGAAGGTTCAACAGAGTGCGGACCCCGAACCCCGTCCCCCCTTTCGGATGCGTAAGGTGCTCCTTGCTCGCGAACGCGGGCCCGGCGATGTCCAGATGCGCCCAAGGCACCTCTCCGACGAACTCCTGAAGGAACAGCGCCGCGGTGATGGCGCCGGCGGAGCCGCCGCCCACGTTCTTGATGTCGGCGACGCTGCTCTTGATGTCCTCGCGGTACTCGGCGGCCAGGGGCAGCCGCCAGAGTCCTTCGCCGGCATCCCGGCCGCACGCCATCAGACGGTCCGCAAGCTCATCGTCGTTGCTGAACAGCCCGGCCAACTCGTTGCCCAGCGCCACGATGCAGGCCCCGGTCAGCGTGGCGAGATTGATCATGCAGTCGGGCTTCTCCGCCGCCGCCAGGGTCAGGGCGTCCGCGAGAATGAGCCGGCCCTCGGCGTCGGTATTCATGACCTCCACGGTCTTGCCGCTGCGGTAGCGGATGATGTCTCCCGGCTTCTGAGCGCCGCCGTCCGGCAGGTTGTCCGTGGCCGGCACCAGGCCCAGCACCTCCGCCTCGGGCGCCAACTCCGGCAGCACGCTCATGACCCCGATGACCGCCGCGCCCCCGGCCATGTCGAGCTTCATGGTCTCCATGGAGCGCGCCGGCTTGAGGGACAGTCCTCCGGAATCGAACGTGATGCCCTTGCCGATGAGGGCCAGCTTTTTCCGCGCCGGCCCCTTGGGCCGGTAGCGCATGTGTATGAAGCGCGGCTCCTCGCGGCTTCCCTGGTTGACCGCGAGGAGTCCGGCAAGCTTCATCTGCTGGATCTTCCGCTTGCCCCACACCTCCACCTCGAGCCCTTGGCCCTGGCACGAGGCCAGCGCCTGCTCCGCCAGGTAGGCCGCGGTTGCCGTGGACGGCGGCTCGTTCACGAGATCCCGCGCCAGCGCCACGGCCGACGCCGCCAGTCGCGCGCGCTTGACGGCGCGGGCCAGGGCCGCGCTCCGGGTACCCGCGGTGCGTCCCAGGACGAGGGTGCGGAGCGCTGCCCCGGAGTTGCCGTTGGAACGGTACTTGGTGAAGCGGTAGCCGTTGAGGAGAGCGCCCTCGGCGACGGCGCTCACCACCGCGTCCACCTGCTGGTCCCGAGGCAGCATGAAGGTCGCCTCGTCGGCCCAGAGCCGCGCGGCCTCTCTGGCGGTCACCGCCCCGGCCACGCGCCAGTCATGGAGCCGCTCGTCTTCGTGCTTTCCGACGCCCACCAGCAGCAGGTGCCCGGCGGGCATGGCGCCGTGCGTCGCCACCAGGAGCGAGCCGCCGCTCTTGGCCTTGAAACCGCTCTTCTTGACGAGCGCGCCGAGACGGCCATGGAGTCCGCGGTCGAGGGTCCGCACCAAGCTGTCCTCGAGCCCCTTGTCGGTCACCGGAACCGCCAGCAGCGCGCTCCGGACTCGCGCCGGGGTGATCTCCCTCAGCTTGATTTCCATGGCATGAATCAGAATGGACGGCCACGAATCAGGTTCATGAACTCCGCGCGCGTCTTCTCCTGTGTGCGGAAAGCGCCCAGGAGCGCGCTGGTCACGATGGTGGAGTTCTGCTTCTGCACCCCGCGCATGCGCATGCACATGTGCTCGGCTTCCATCACCACCGCGACCCCCAGCGGCTTGATGCGCTCCATGACGGTCTGGGCGATCTGGTTGGTCAGCCGCTCCTGCACCTGCAGGCGCCGGGCGTAGGCATCCACCAGCCGCGCCAGCTTGGACACCCCGACGATTTGACGGCGTGGAATGTAGGCCACGTGGGCCTTGCCGTGAAACGGCAGCAGATGATGCTCGCAGAGGGAGAAGAAATCGATGTCCTTCTCCAGGATCATCTCCTGGTAGTCTTCGGTGAAAAGGGCGCCGTTGATGATGGCTTCCGGGTCCTGTTCGTACCCGCTCGTGAAAAACGACAGAGCCGCGGCGACTCTTTCCGGGGTCCTCTGGAGGCCCTCCCGGTCGGGGTCTTCCCCGAGCGCGGCGAGGATGGCGCGGACATGCCCGGCGAGGGAATCCGTCTGTTGTTCGTGGCTGTGAGAGAGTCTTTGAACGGACATCGAGGCAACGTAACATCTGCCCAAAACCGGGTCAAATCGAGCCGGCTCGCGTCGCGCGGCCGTCCAGGCGGCGGCCATACGTCGTGCCCTGTCCGGTGAATTGCGCTATAAAGGGCCCATGATCAACGTGACCGAAAGCGCGCCCGAGGAAGATGCTTCCCACCTGGTGACCCTGGAGGAAATCGGCCGGTTCGTGGACGAAGCCGCGGACTTGCAAGGATGCCTCAACAGCATTGCCGGCATCGTGGCCAAGCGCATGCAGACCGAGGTGTGCTCTGTCTACCTTCTCGACACGGACCTGGGCAGGCTCACCCTCGGCGCCACCAAGGGGCTGGACCCGGTGGCCGTGGGGCGCGTCTCCATGAACGTCGGAGAGGGGCTGGCGGGACTGGTGGTGGAGACCGGCGAGCCCGTGATGGTGATGGACGCTCCGTCGCATCCCCGGTTCCTCTATTTCCCGGAGACCGGCGAAGAACGGTACCACTCCTTTTTCGGCGTCCCGGTCAACGCGCGCAAGAAACCCATCGGCGTTCTGGTGGTGCAGACCTCCCGCCCGCGCGAGTTCACGCAGGACGAGGTCCGTCTGCTCAAGGCCATCTCCGCGCAGGTTTCCACCATCATCGTGCACGCCCGGCTGATGGACTCGCTCAAGGACAAGGAGCGTGAGCGCAGGCAGTCGCGCCGGCGCATGGTCGGCGCAATGCGCCGGCTCCGGTCTTCCGAGGGACGGGGCAAGCAGCGCAGCGGCGAAGCGCCGCGCAAGTTCCGCAGCCGTCTCACCGGGCTGACCGCCTGCCCGGGCTTCGCCATCGGCAAGGCGCACATCATGCAGCGGCGCCTTGACCTGGGCGCGGTCACGAGGTCCCACACGGGCGATCCCCGGGGGGAGGTCGAACGCTTTCGTTCGGCGGTGCGGCGCGCCGTGGCACAAGTAGCGGAGATCAAGACCCGCATGACCGCCCTCATCTCCGACGAGGCCGGAGCGATCTTCGACGTGCACCGGCTGGTGCTCAACGATCCCGTCCTTCAGGACGAGATAGAAAAACGCATCCGCGAGAGGGGACTGACCGCCTACTACGCCGTGGCCAGCACCTTCCGGAAGCACATGCAGACCGTGAGCGAGGTGGGCGACAGCTACCTCAAGGAACGCACGGCCGACATCCGCGACGTCGCCGAGCGCCTGCTGGACAACCTGTCCGGGACCGGAGACCGCCGGCAGACGATCCCGGACAGCGGCGCCATCCTGGTGGCCGAAGACCTTTCGCCGGCGGACCTCGCGGTCATCGAGGGAGATCGTTTCCAGGGCATCGTTCTTTCCACGGGCGGCGTCACGTCCCACGCATCCCTGCTTGCCAAGTCGTTCGAGATCCCTACCGTGGTGGCGGCGGAGGGCCTGCTCGAGAGCGTGCAAGCGGAGGACTCGTTGATCGTCGACGGCAACTCGGGAGTGGTGTTCGTCAATCCCAACAGGGAGATCATCGGCGAGTACGACCGGCTGGAGCGCCACTATCTCGCGGTCAATCGCGAACTGGACGAGATGCGCGATTTGCCGGCCGAGACCACCGACGGCCACCGGGTGCGTCTGCTGGCCAACATGGGCCTGCTCACGGACATCCGGTTCGCGCATGCCCACGGCGCCGAGGGCATCGGCCTTTACCGGACGGAGATTCCGTTTCTCGCCTACCATGACTTTCCCACCGAGGCGCAGCAGTTCGCCCTCTATCAGAAGGTCGTGGAGGGGATGGCGGGCAAGCCCGTCACCATCCGCACCCTCGACATCGGCGCCGACAAGTACCCGCCCTATGTCGGCCTCGCCCGTTCCGAGCCGAATCCCTTTCTCGGATGGCGTTCCATCCGGGTGTCCCTGGAAGTGTCCGACACGTTCCGGATGCAGCTCCGCGCCATCCTCCGCGCGAGTGCGCTGGGACCGGTGCGCATGTTGATCCCCATGGTCTCCAGCCTGGAGGAGATCCTCCGGGTCAAGGCCATGGTGCGCGAGATCAAGAACGAACTCACCCGCCGCGGCGTCCCCTTTGACGCCGGCATGGAACTGGGAATCATGATCGAGGTGCCGTCGGCGGTGCAGATGGTCCACCGCCTGGTGGAGGAAGTGGATTTCGTGAGCATCGGCACCAACGATCTCATCCAGTACCTGCTGGCCGTGGACCGCGGCAACCGCAAGGTGGCGCCCCTGTACGAACCGTTTCATCCCGCGGTCCTGTCGGCGCTGAGCCAGGTCATTCGCGCGGCCAAGGACCGCGGGAAGGGAGCGGCGATGTGCGGCGAGATGGCCGGCGACCCGCTCTCCACCGTGTTGTTGATGGGGATGGGCCTCGAAGAGTTCAGCATGGAGTCCCTGTCCATATCCGTGGTCCGCAAGCTGGTACGCACGGTGAGCTACGAACGCGCGCAAGCCATCGCCGAGACCGCGCTCCGGATGGACACGGTCGACCAGATCAAGCGACACCTCTTCGGCGAAATGCGCGCCCTGGGACTGGTGGAGTTGGTGGAACTCTATCGCTGAGCCGGCAAGGACGTGACGCCGGTCTCCTTCCGTTGACACCTCAAGCCCGCGCAGCCCTCCCGCCGGCCCCTGCCAAGTGCCCGTGGCCGTTGGCTTTGGGGCTTTCTCACCCCGCTGGCACGGCGGTTGCTCTCATGTTGCGGCATGAAGGAGCCCCCGTGCGGGCCGGAGCCGGGAACCCTGGTGGCGGCCGCGGAAGAGGATTGCCGGGACGAATGCGTCGCGGCGCACCTGCCCCTGGTGGAAGCCATCGCCCGTCAGCTTCACCGCCGGCTGCCGCCCAACGTGGACGTCGACGCATTGATCAACTCCGGCGTGGTGGGTCTGCTGGAGGCGCTGGACCGCTACGATCCTGAACGCGGCGTCACTTTCCCCGTCTTCGCCAGGCACCGCATCTACGGCGAAATGATCCAGTGCCTGCGATCTCTGGACTGGGTCAGCCGTTCGATCCGGGCCTGGGGGCGCCGCTTTGCCACGGCACGCGCGCGCCTCACCGGGCAACTCTGCCGCGAGGCCACATCCGAAGAAATGGCTCGGGAGCTGGAACTGCCTCTGGAACGGTACCACAAGCTCAACTACCAGGTGGGGGAGCACGGGTGCCTGAGCCTCGACGACCCTGCGTGCAGCGAGCTGGATCTGATCATGGACCGAAGCGCCGACGGCCCGGATCTCTATCGAGACCCGTGTCACGACGTCGAACGCGTCGACTTGGTGGACAAGCTGAAGCAGGCGGTGGCCGGGCTTCCGGAGCGAGAACGCGTGGTGGTCACGCTACGCCACTACCATGATCTCAAGTTCCGCGAGATCGGGGAGGGGCTGGGCGTGACGGAAGCGAGAGTCTGTCAGATCTACGTGCAGGCGCGCAAGCGCCTTTACAAGGCGCTCATGGACTAGTCTCGGATGCGCCCGGAGAGATTCGTGGGGCCTCAGCCTCCGGCCCGGATGGCGGCGATTTCGTCCCGGATCACCTGCTGCCTGGGCGAGTCCGGCTCGTACTGCTGGGCCGCGCGCTCCAACGCATCGATGGCCTTGCCGGTCTCGTCCCGCAGCAGGTACGACTGGGCCAGGTAGTAGTGGGCCTTGCCGGGCTGGTTCAGCTTCCGGTAGGCGTATCCGAGACGGCGCGCGGCCTCGGGCCAGAACGGCGCCGACTGACGCGCCTTCAGGTAGGCACGCGCGGCTTCCCGAAAACGCGATTCCTTCTCGAAGAGCCGGCCCTGGTACAGGTGGCTGATGGGATCTTCGGGCCGGCGTTCCAGCATGCGCTCAAGGGCGGCATGAGCCTTGGAGATTTCCTCCGTGTGCAGGTACACGCGTCCGAGGTCACGGTGCAGGTTGGGGACGGCCAGGTTCAACCGCGCCACCCGCTCCAGCATGTCCCGCGCCTGCACCCACCGGCCGGTGGCGGCATAGGCGAGCCCGAGCGCGTACGCGGGCATGGCCGCGGCGGGACGGTCTTCGTGGTCTTTCCGCAGCCGTTCCACCACCGCATCGGGCTTGTCCCGCAGCGCGATCAACAACTTGACGCGCTGGATGTCGTCGGCGTCCCTGAAACGGGGCGCCGAAAGCCCCTGCGCGCGTATCGATGCCGACAGATTGGCGATCCGTTTGTCCGTCAACGGATGCGTCAGCAGGTAAGCCGGCCTCCCGACGGGATTGAGCAGCCGGTCGCGGTACATCCTCTGCATGAAGGTGACCGCCGCCTGAGGATCGTAACCGGCGCGGGCAAGGTAGCCGACGCCGAGGTTGTCCGCCTGCTCCTCCATCTGCCGGCTGAACTCCAGTTGCCGCGACATGGCTACCGCGGGCCCGGCCAGGGCGGCGGGGCCGATGACCGGCGCCAGGAACACCCCCAGCATGCCGACGAGCATGGCGACGTCCGTGGAGGAAGCGAGAACGTGGAAGTGCCGCGCGTTCACGTGAA
It contains:
- a CDS encoding leucyl aminopeptidase; the protein is MEIKLREITPARVRSALLAVPVTDKGLEDSLVRTLDRGLHGRLGALVKKSGFKAKSGGSLLVATHGAMPAGHLLLVGVGKHEDERLHDWRVAGAVTAREAARLWADEATFMLPRDQQVDAVVSAVAEGALLNGYRFTKYRSNGNSGAALRTLVLGRTAGTRSAALARAVKRARLAASAVALARDLVNEPPSTATAAYLAEQALASCQGQGLEVEVWGKRKIQQMKLAGLLAVNQGSREEPRFIHMRYRPKGPARKKLALIGKGITFDSGGLSLKPARSMETMKLDMAGGAAVIGVMSVLPELAPEAEVLGLVPATDNLPDGGAQKPGDIIRYRSGKTVEVMNTDAEGRLILADALTLAAAEKPDCMINLATLTGACIVALGNELAGLFSNDDELADRLMACGRDAGEGLWRLPLAAEYREDIKSSVADIKNVGGGSAGAITAALFLQEFVGEVPWAHLDIAGPAFASKEHLTHPKGGTGFGVRTLLNLLSEI
- a CDS encoding M48 family metalloprotease, with amino-acid sequence MRRALHVWAVVLLVVCHATAPLRMPPAHALSQDEEIRISRQFRREARRQLKFIEDPEVELYADRIGRRVLEAVGNIRYPYRFFVIEDSSLNAFAVPGGSIFLHSGLIQRVESTDELASVIAHEIVHVNARHFHVLASSTDVAMLVGMLGVFLAPVIGPAALAGPAVAMSRQLEFSRQMEEQADNLGVGYLARAGYDPQAAVTFMQRMYRDRLLNPVGRPAYLLTHPLTDKRIANLSASIRAQGLSAPRFRDADDIQRVKLLIALRDKPDAVVERLRKDHEDRPAAAMPAYALGLAYAATGRWVQARDMLERVARLNLAVPNLHRDLGRVYLHTEEISKAHAALERMLERRPEDPISHLYQGRLFEKESRFREAARAYLKARQSAPFWPEAARRLGYAYRKLNQPGKAHYYLAQSYLLRDETGKAIDALERAAQQYEPDSPRQQVIRDEIAAIRAGG
- a CDS encoding FliA/WhiG family RNA polymerase sigma factor; protein product: MKEPPCGPEPGTLVAAAEEDCRDECVAAHLPLVEAIARQLHRRLPPNVDVDALINSGVVGLLEALDRYDPERGVTFPVFARHRIYGEMIQCLRSLDWVSRSIRAWGRRFATARARLTGQLCREATSEEMARELELPLERYHKLNYQVGEHGCLSLDDPACSELDLIMDRSADGPDLYRDPCHDVERVDLVDKLKQAVAGLPERERVVVTLRHYHDLKFREIGEGLGVTEARVCQIYVQARKRLYKALMD
- the trxA gene encoding thioredoxin gives rise to the protein MEISHVADSEFEAQVIGASLPVLVDFWAPWCGPCKAIAPVLEELAREYDGRLKVVKINVDENPETPSRYGVRGIPNLMIFREGALSGQIVGAAPKARLVSEIDKALG
- the rodA gene encoding rod shape-determining protein RodA encodes the protein MQIDRRLVAGFDWPLFVLSVGLALLGIVTIYSATCSVNEECSRYLATKQSYWLVIGLFCMVLAFSVDYQRLNRWAYPIYGALVILLGLVLLIGITSGGSQRWLDLRFFALQPSELAKIVLVLVLAKTLCYYEPGYSLTALGVPLMLCAPVLLLVLLQPDLGTAVLIFLIAMAVAVMSGLRVRSLAYFTAAAIAALPVGWQFLKPYQKTRIWTFMNPESDPLGAGYHVVQSKIAIGSGRLWGTGYLQGSQNRLEFLPEQHTDFIFAVFAEEWGFSGCVVLLAAYTLLILLALRVVRRAQDRFGVLLAAGITAMLFWQFTINIGMVTGLLPVVGIPLPLISYGGSSLVTTMLALGLLINVSMRRNTR
- the ptsP gene encoding phosphoenolpyruvate--protein phosphotransferase, with product MINVTESAPEEDASHLVTLEEIGRFVDEAADLQGCLNSIAGIVAKRMQTEVCSVYLLDTDLGRLTLGATKGLDPVAVGRVSMNVGEGLAGLVVETGEPVMVMDAPSHPRFLYFPETGEERYHSFFGVPVNARKKPIGVLVVQTSRPREFTQDEVRLLKAISAQVSTIIVHARLMDSLKDKERERRQSRRRMVGAMRRLRSSEGRGKQRSGEAPRKFRSRLTGLTACPGFAIGKAHIMQRRLDLGAVTRSHTGDPRGEVERFRSAVRRAVAQVAEIKTRMTALISDEAGAIFDVHRLVLNDPVLQDEIEKRIRERGLTAYYAVASTFRKHMQTVSEVGDSYLKERTADIRDVAERLLDNLSGTGDRRQTIPDSGAILVAEDLSPADLAVIEGDRFQGIVLSTGGVTSHASLLAKSFEIPTVVAAEGLLESVQAEDSLIVDGNSGVVFVNPNREIIGEYDRLERHYLAVNRELDEMRDLPAETTDGHRVRLLANMGLLTDIRFAHAHGAEGIGLYRTEIPFLAYHDFPTEAQQFALYQKVVEGMAGKPVTIRTLDIGADKYPPYVGLARSEPNPFLGWRSIRVSLEVSDTFRMQLRAILRASALGPVRMLIPMVSSLEEILRVKAMVREIKNELTRRGVPFDAGMELGIMIEVPSAVQMVHRLVEEVDFVSIGTNDLIQYLLAVDRGNRKVAPLYEPFHPAVLSALSQVIRAAKDRGKGAAMCGEMAGDPLSTVLLMGMGLEEFSMESLSISVVRKLVRTVSYERAQAIAETALRMDTVDQIKRHLFGEMRALGLVELVELYR
- the folE gene encoding GTP cyclohydrolase I FolE, yielding MSVQRLSHSHEQQTDSLAGHVRAILAALGEDPDREGLQRTPERVAAALSFFTSGYEQDPEAIINGALFTEDYQEMILEKDIDFFSLCEHHLLPFHGKAHVAYIPRRQIVGVSKLARLVDAYARRLQVQERLTNQIAQTVMERIKPLGVAVVMEAEHMCMRMRGVQKQNSTIVTSALLGAFRTQEKTRAEFMNLIRGRPF